A single region of the Candidatus Kryptoniota bacterium genome encodes:
- a CDS encoding DUF4384 domain-containing protein produces the protein MSKSILTLGLIFLLSWTDSFSQPIWVKSKSSPNYPDRLYILGVGFANKTKDRAADKQKAYDAAFADIAKQIKSTIESQSSLQTYEVLSEKKNALEETTSAEIKVSTEVKLGGLRVVDTYYDDDNELEWALAVLERTTAGDQLRTTIVSYLAAYNKSIENSTAFVSSGNLYHAILNLTDALKSQVLYNNLLPVYNFITGPLSTSDSSYVMPGTLLVSDTKAAAQSFLSSIKLDKTEGDTQSVSVKSEPRPLIVTASCSMSGHKIPVSGLKIKFEFRRGRGTLTDESITDASGKARCDIFTLLPSRSNVYSISATQDLSEFKIEGEQYTSGEFQDWNNFLDKNQTGILFNLMRSSASLEDRLAEAVLELSTRIRDTSASVAIARISFQDKLPGPIAEFLRQKIESVIQSSTELSVISEEAIRNSQIQLSDGGSLQSLSQPDFASQAAGARYSIVGSYWKEGESLNLSLKVIDVETHLLTGSASIDVPLSWLPPVPLAPENYNPVADDKIIGNEKKGEGLKIDVWVDRLDGVYHDGDTMSIYIRSTGDCYAQLVYNDAGGNSVLVFPNKVSWNSRVKGGVTYRIPGTFVVQAPFGREILKVYASDVRVPVAQGKEIGNLIVLNSANDFQSATRTAGLSGENYSENSVVITTMPKRDRSFGN, from the coding sequence ATGAGTAAATCGATTCTCACGTTGGGCTTAATCTTCCTCCTGTCGTGGACGGATTCGTTTTCCCAACCGATTTGGGTCAAATCAAAATCCAGTCCCAACTATCCTGATCGCCTCTATATTCTTGGAGTTGGTTTCGCAAATAAAACAAAAGACAGAGCCGCGGATAAACAGAAGGCCTACGATGCTGCATTTGCAGATATCGCAAAACAGATTAAGTCTACAATAGAGTCCCAGTCTTCGCTCCAGACATACGAAGTATTGTCCGAAAAGAAGAACGCTCTTGAAGAAACGACATCGGCGGAGATTAAAGTCTCAACGGAAGTAAAGTTGGGCGGACTCCGTGTGGTCGATACTTATTATGATGATGACAACGAGCTCGAATGGGCACTGGCAGTGCTGGAGAGGACAACCGCAGGAGATCAGCTGAGGACAACCATCGTCAGTTACCTCGCTGCCTACAATAAGAGCATTGAAAATTCAACGGCGTTCGTTTCATCGGGTAATCTTTATCATGCGATTCTCAATCTCACAGACGCGCTGAAGAGTCAAGTACTGTACAATAACCTTCTCCCCGTGTACAATTTCATAACAGGACCGCTCTCAACATCAGACAGTTCTTACGTGATGCCGGGGACACTTCTTGTCAGTGACACGAAGGCTGCGGCGCAATCGTTTCTGTCGTCTATTAAACTGGACAAGACAGAAGGAGACACGCAATCCGTGTCGGTCAAATCGGAACCGCGACCGCTGATAGTAACTGCATCGTGTTCCATGTCGGGGCACAAGATTCCTGTTTCGGGTTTGAAGATCAAGTTTGAATTCCGTAGAGGGAGAGGAACCCTCACAGATGAATCGATCACTGACGCCTCGGGGAAAGCGAGGTGCGACATATTCACCCTTCTGCCCTCCAGAAGCAACGTATATTCAATTTCCGCGACACAAGATTTGTCAGAATTCAAAATCGAGGGTGAACAGTATACTTCAGGTGAATTTCAGGACTGGAACAATTTTCTTGATAAGAACCAAACCGGGATCCTGTTCAATCTCATGAGATCGAGCGCGTCTTTGGAAGACAGGCTGGCTGAAGCTGTGCTTGAGTTAAGCACTAGAATTCGCGATACGAGCGCGAGCGTCGCAATTGCGCGGATATCGTTTCAGGACAAACTCCCAGGACCGATAGCTGAGTTTCTGAGACAGAAAATCGAATCGGTGATCCAATCGTCGACGGAACTTTCCGTCATCAGCGAGGAAGCGATCAGGAATTCTCAGATTCAACTTTCCGATGGGGGCTCGCTCCAGAGCCTGTCGCAACCGGACTTTGCTTCGCAAGCCGCAGGCGCAAGGTACTCAATCGTTGGCAGTTACTGGAAGGAAGGGGAATCCCTAAATCTCAGTCTGAAGGTGATCGATGTAGAGACGCACCTTTTGACAGGGTCCGCATCCATCGACGTGCCGCTCTCATGGCTTCCCCCTGTCCCACTCGCGCCGGAAAACTATAATCCCGTCGCGGACGACAAGATCATCGGTAACGAGAAAAAGGGTGAAGGGCTCAAGATTGATGTGTGGGTCGACCGGCTCGACGGTGTATATCATGACGGCGACACTATGAGCATATACATCAGGTCGACCGGTGATTGCTACGCGCAACTCGTCTACAATGATGCCGGCGGAAACTCGGTACTCGTGTTCCCGAACAAGGTAAGCTGGAACAGCCGCGTTAAAGGCGGCGTGACTTACAGAATCCCCGGAACATTTGTTGTCCAGGCGCCATTCGGGAGGGAAATCTTGAAGGTGTACGCTTCGGATGTCAGGGTCCCTGTCGCACAAGGCAAGGAAATAGGAAACTTGATCGTCCTGAATTCCGCAAATGATTTCCAAAGCGCTACGAGAACCGCCGGACTTTCAGGAGAGAATTATTCGGAGAATTCTGTCGTCATTACGACAATGCCGAAGAGAGATCGTTCATTTGGAAATTGA
- a CDS encoding adenylate/guanylate cyclase domain-containing protein, giving the protein MTKRDLIKKFSESKTVLSLLVSATGAILICIVIAANAVSTIDRPVLDFLFRHASHPERADTSVVIATIDQKSLAFFDSQHVGWPWPREFYSIVLDYFRAGGVKAVAFDMDFSQRDMDRLNVDARESDSIFAESIGKCGNVVLTTVLVEGDSNGTGSGTPLDRFYMSGKFDKMRIPLFNSCIVPVEDFARNARMLGVSNYRPDVDGMTRRIPLLFGYRGALLPQLAFATFAVGREMSRDSLASFAATIPVDNTGHFLINWYGRGGPDGVFKYYSISALIVSAAQLVEGRQPEVSPSAFRDKYVIVGGSAIGLMDFKSTPFTILEPYPGMEIHATILSNLLRMDYMREAPPWVSYSISICFVFLISILFFRIGKVFTMTAVVLAVATAYMILIWFSFYSLRLLLPVGAPELAIVLGFTFSGAVSFVTEGRRRRELRRVLNRYLSPRVVDEILVDPDDFELGGREMDATVFFSDIRNFTGLSEKMSPKELVSNLNEYFTIASEIILEHDAMLDKYIGDAIMAIFGAPLQSDKHAVNACLAAIQAQDILGKHYSVNDHGNRTAFETRIGLNSGKMVIGNIGSLKRLDYTAIGDSVNLASRLEGVNKEFGTQIIISESTYELARDEVEARELDFLRVKGKQLPIRIYELLGRKDEISPEKRDLLEQFVEGLNSYRSRKWKKAQRIFLSILEKDPSDTPSRTYLSRCQLLAKVGVPDDWDGIYVMTTK; this is encoded by the coding sequence GTGACGAAGCGTGATCTTATTAAGAAATTTTCTGAATCAAAGACAGTCCTCTCCTTGCTGGTAAGTGCCACTGGCGCGATTTTAATATGCATCGTCATCGCGGCTAATGCTGTCTCTACTATCGACAGACCGGTGCTCGATTTTCTGTTCCGGCATGCCTCCCACCCGGAGCGCGCCGATACGTCGGTCGTGATTGCGACCATCGATCAGAAGAGTCTCGCTTTCTTCGATTCTCAGCATGTGGGCTGGCCCTGGCCCAGGGAATTCTATTCGATCGTGCTCGACTATTTCAGGGCTGGTGGAGTCAAAGCGGTTGCATTTGATATGGATTTTTCACAAAGGGACATGGACCGGCTGAATGTCGATGCGCGTGAATCGGACAGCATTTTCGCAGAGTCTATCGGAAAATGTGGAAACGTAGTTCTGACAACCGTTCTGGTTGAGGGCGATTCGAATGGCACGGGGAGCGGAACTCCGCTGGATCGTTTCTACATGTCCGGGAAATTCGACAAGATGCGAATTCCTTTATTCAATTCGTGTATAGTGCCGGTCGAAGATTTCGCACGAAACGCGAGAATGCTGGGTGTATCCAACTATCGACCCGATGTGGACGGGATGACGAGGAGAATTCCCCTTTTGTTCGGATACCGCGGCGCCCTCCTCCCGCAGCTTGCATTTGCGACCTTTGCTGTCGGACGGGAAATGTCGCGCGACAGCCTCGCATCATTTGCGGCGACGATACCAGTGGACAACACCGGGCACTTTCTTATAAACTGGTACGGGAGGGGCGGTCCCGATGGCGTCTTCAAATATTACTCTATCAGCGCGCTGATAGTATCTGCCGCTCAATTGGTCGAGGGTCGTCAACCCGAAGTCTCACCGTCTGCATTCAGGGATAAATATGTCATTGTTGGGGGAAGCGCGATAGGCCTGATGGATTTCAAATCGACTCCATTCACGATACTGGAACCCTATCCTGGTATGGAAATCCACGCTACCATACTAAGTAATCTGCTTCGAATGGATTACATGCGTGAGGCGCCTCCGTGGGTCTCGTATTCGATTTCGATCTGCTTTGTTTTCCTTATCTCGATCCTGTTCTTTAGAATTGGCAAAGTTTTCACAATGACGGCGGTGGTCCTGGCTGTCGCCACCGCTTACATGATTTTGATCTGGTTCTCATTTTACTCATTGCGGTTATTGTTGCCGGTAGGAGCTCCGGAACTCGCCATCGTTCTCGGGTTCACGTTTTCCGGTGCAGTTAGTTTTGTGACCGAGGGAAGGCGCCGAAGAGAGCTGAGGCGCGTTCTCAATCGCTACCTCAGCCCGCGCGTGGTCGACGAGATCCTTGTCGATCCGGACGATTTCGAGCTCGGTGGGAGAGAAATGGATGCCACTGTGTTCTTTTCAGACATCAGGAATTTTACGGGCTTGTCCGAAAAGATGTCGCCTAAGGAACTCGTGTCCAACTTGAATGAGTATTTCACTATCGCGAGCGAGATAATTCTCGAACATGACGCTATGCTCGATAAATATATCGGCGATGCGATCATGGCAATTTTCGGCGCACCCCTCCAGTCCGACAAGCACGCTGTCAATGCCTGCCTTGCCGCTATTCAAGCTCAGGACATTCTCGGAAAGCACTATTCCGTAAACGATCATGGGAACCGCACAGCATTTGAGACCAGAATCGGACTCAACAGCGGCAAGATGGTAATAGGAAATATCGGATCGCTGAAACGCCTCGACTATACCGCGATCGGGGACAGTGTCAACCTTGCTTCAAGACTCGAGGGAGTCAACAAGGAATTCGGAACGCAGATCATCATAAGTGAGTCCACATACGAACTCGCCAGGGATGAAGTTGAGGCCAGGGAATTGGATTTCTTGAGAGTCAAAGGAAAACAATTGCCCATCAGGATCTACGAATTGCTCGGGCGCAAAGACGAGATATCTCCTGAAAAGAGAGATCTTTTGGAGCAATTTGTCGAAGGTCTCAACAGCTACAGGTCGCGGAAATGGAAGAAGGCCCAGAGAATTTTTCTTTCCATCCTCGAAAAAGACCCGTCCGACACTCCTTCACGAACTTACCTGTCGAGATGCCAACTCCTCGCGAAGGTCGGCGTGCCGGATGACTGGGATGGCATTTACGTTATGACAACCAAATAG
- a CDS encoding cohesin domain-containing protein, whose translation MNKFYRYLLIVLLLPAYSDLLAGTIGLSIHDTTVTQGRFVDIPIYVDTTLSGQNVTSFQLQLNYYSSGLAFDSVITSGTLVQSLGSVTFNGRTAGQVSIAFAGTNPLSGMGKLIYVRFRTIAVSYSTITFSDSAHDFLNEGAPQVELQNGNINIIAPPSINISPTSALLTAGDSLQFWASNGTPPYHWSLTNSAIATFDSSDMLHVHQAGFTRVIGSDAGGIVDTIPGTIEIRAFELSLHDTSVMQGQTFDLPVYTSDIGGLNATAGSFRMTFNQNLLTPIGVVQAGSLLSSYSPPAFNKNVAGQMDISFAGATSLAGRGVLLFVRFKVSAVNNGGSSLGLTNILLNESTSGNGQGANFNTILLANLNILPSSGALIDGDTLRFQASGGTPPYSWTTSDTNVARIDNSGLLTALRGGSVDVKAIDTYGGSGTAAGIQIYDSRISVHDTVAVAGTEVDVPVYLSSVRPGNSFSSLQTTIVYDTSFMHALGVINAGTLTDGWSCVPSISGNHITFAAAGTSNINSAGILIVIRFAIPSTAALGTNSQVQFQQFMLNEGNPRPLTVNGTVTASVTPPSVPSLLSPANLTAGAAVSLTLSWYSAAGATSYTLQVSTDSTFASTVVNQTGLTGTSDPISGLTNSTKYFWRVSGVNSGGPSAWSVVWNFTTIIAAPSAPGLSAPVNGATGVSRTPSLSWNISSGAVTYRLQVSMDPSFASTAVDTSGLTSLTFSIGSEILANGQTYHWRVSATNGGGTGDWSAVWSFVTIVAAPPKPAPVAPTDLTFGVRIDPTFSWSPCMGATGYSLVVATDTGFSVIVYDTTGLTSTSDTVHALSYHERYYWHARAENAGGSSPWSDMWTFVTVLAPPVLGSPPDLAEDVGDTVEFTWAAVSGGQSYRLVVAFDTAFVHTAFDTASVQDTSIRHIGFLRDTVYYWKLVASDSFSTGVWSEVRRFRTSIGLGINGDTKIPKTFSLFQNYPNPFNPATQIQFDVPKRSTVTLTLHDILGRQVCTICQGMLDAGRHTVNFDGSHLSSGIYFLRMQAGNFTGVRKLVIMK comes from the coding sequence ATGAATAAATTTTACAGGTACCTCTTGATCGTTCTCCTCCTGCCCGCTTATTCGGACCTCCTTGCGGGCACGATAGGACTTTCGATACACGATACAACTGTCACGCAGGGAAGATTCGTCGATATACCGATATACGTCGACACGACTCTCAGCGGCCAGAATGTCACTTCATTTCAACTTCAGCTCAATTACTACTCGAGCGGCCTCGCATTCGACAGCGTAATTACCAGCGGGACCCTTGTCCAGTCTCTGGGGTCGGTGACGTTTAACGGAAGAACTGCGGGGCAGGTCAGCATTGCCTTCGCAGGGACCAATCCGTTAAGCGGAATGGGGAAATTGATCTACGTTCGTTTCAGGACAATAGCTGTCTCATACTCTACGATAACATTTTCCGATTCGGCACATGATTTCCTGAACGAGGGAGCACCTCAGGTTGAACTTCAAAACGGCAATATCAATATAATCGCACCACCTTCTATCAATATTTCTCCGACGTCCGCTCTGCTCACGGCGGGGGACAGCCTTCAATTCTGGGCGTCGAACGGAACACCGCCGTATCACTGGTCTTTAACTAACTCAGCGATCGCGACCTTTGATTCAAGCGATATGCTGCATGTGCATCAGGCCGGCTTCACACGTGTCATCGGCTCCGATGCAGGAGGAATCGTCGACACAATTCCGGGCACGATCGAGATTCGCGCGTTCGAACTTAGCCTACACGATACCTCGGTGATGCAGGGACAGACGTTTGACTTGCCGGTTTACACGTCAGACATCGGAGGATTGAATGCCACCGCGGGATCTTTCAGAATGACGTTCAATCAGAATCTGCTGACTCCGATCGGTGTTGTACAGGCCGGCTCGTTATTATCGTCTTATAGTCCGCCCGCCTTCAACAAGAACGTGGCCGGGCAGATGGATATCTCTTTCGCCGGAGCGACCAGTCTAGCTGGCAGAGGAGTCTTGCTTTTTGTTCGCTTCAAGGTTTCTGCGGTCAATAACGGTGGATCTTCCCTCGGCCTCACTAATATTCTTTTGAATGAAAGCACTTCGGGAAACGGGCAGGGAGCGAACTTCAATACCATCTTGCTGGCGAATCTAAATATTCTACCGTCATCCGGCGCGTTAATCGACGGTGATACCCTGCGCTTTCAAGCATCAGGCGGCACTCCTCCATACAGCTGGACGACCAGCGACACCAATGTCGCCCGCATCGACAACTCAGGACTCCTGACTGCCCTCAGAGGAGGATCGGTCGACGTCAAGGCAATTGACACTTACGGAGGGAGCGGTACGGCCGCAGGGATACAGATCTATGACAGCCGGATATCTGTGCACGATACCGTTGCTGTCGCGGGAACAGAAGTCGACGTGCCTGTGTATCTTTCTTCTGTCCGGCCAGGTAATTCATTCTCGAGCTTGCAGACAACTATCGTATACGATACATCGTTCATGCATGCATTGGGCGTGATCAACGCGGGAACTCTGACAGACGGCTGGTCGTGCGTGCCAAGCATATCCGGTAACCATATAACGTTTGCAGCTGCCGGTACCTCCAATATTAATTCTGCCGGAATCCTGATTGTGATTCGGTTCGCAATTCCATCGACTGCCGCCCTGGGAACCAACTCCCAAGTCCAGTTCCAGCAGTTTATGCTCAACGAGGGAAATCCCCGTCCTCTCACGGTAAACGGAACAGTGACAGCTTCGGTTACTCCTCCTTCCGTTCCCTCTCTCCTCAGCCCAGCGAATCTCACAGCAGGCGCTGCGGTCAGCCTGACCCTTTCGTGGTACAGCGCCGCCGGAGCCACCTCCTATACGCTCCAGGTTTCCACGGATTCCACATTTGCATCGACAGTTGTCAATCAGACCGGATTGACCGGGACATCAGATCCGATCAGCGGGTTGACCAATTCCACGAAGTACTTTTGGAGAGTATCAGGAGTTAACAGTGGCGGGCCGAGCGCTTGGTCCGTGGTCTGGAACTTCACGACAATCATTGCGGCACCTTCAGCGCCAGGTCTGAGCGCGCCGGTGAATGGTGCCACCGGTGTTTCCAGAACACCTTCACTATCCTGGAACATCTCATCAGGAGCGGTGACATATAGACTCCAGGTCTCGATGGATCCTTCATTTGCTTCTACCGCCGTAGACACGTCCGGACTCACCTCACTCACGTTCTCAATCGGAAGCGAAATCCTGGCGAATGGTCAAACCTATCATTGGCGTGTCAGTGCGACTAATGGCGGTGGCACTGGCGACTGGTCAGCGGTATGGAGTTTTGTCACTATTGTCGCGGCTCCGCCCAAGCCAGCTCCCGTTGCTCCGACGGACTTAACATTCGGCGTTCGAATTGATCCTACTTTCTCATGGAGTCCGTGCATGGGAGCAACGGGCTACTCGCTCGTCGTGGCGACCGATACCGGCTTCTCGGTGATTGTGTACGACACGACAGGGTTGACCTCAACCTCCGATACCGTCCATGCATTATCGTACCATGAAAGATATTACTGGCACGCCAGGGCGGAGAATGCAGGTGGGTCTAGCCCGTGGTCCGATATGTGGACGTTTGTCACTGTCCTTGCGCCGCCAGTCCTTGGCTCACCACCCGATCTTGCAGAGGATGTTGGAGATACTGTCGAGTTCACCTGGGCCGCCGTCTCTGGAGGTCAATCCTACAGGCTTGTCGTCGCATTCGATACTGCATTTGTCCATACCGCGTTTGATACGGCTTCTGTCCAGGACACTTCGATCCGGCATATCGGTTTCTTGCGCGATACTGTCTATTATTGGAAATTAGTCGCGAGCGACTCGTTCAGCACGGGAGTCTGGTCCGAAGTGCGAAGATTCAGGACTTCGATCGGATTGGGAATCAATGGCGACACTAAAATCCCGAAGACATTTTCCTTGTTCCAGAACTATCCTAATCCTTTCAATCCTGCAACCCAGATCCAGTTTGATGTGCCGAAACGATCGACAGTGACACTTACTCTCCATGATATACTTGGAAGACAGGTCTGCACGATCTGTCAGGGAATGCTCGATGCCGGGAGACACACAGTCAATTTTGACGGGTCTCACCTTTCGAGCGGGATTTATTTCCTCCGCATGCAGGCGGGCAATTTCACCGGAGTCAGGAAATTGGTCATCATGAAATGA
- a CDS encoding tetratricopeptide repeat protein, giving the protein MSRVTTYLSLTIAVLIVFFAASANSQDLTPQLNQLRTTLKSNPEDIGTRLQLINLLFQNGNYREVIDVSQKAIKILPTRSSLYFYTGESYRRLGNADSAYLILKKGYEIKPYNDLSESYAMVLISLKKSEEAAPIIRTLAQEKPGFVDKHLSAGSLAYKSGKLDVASDELLVVYLVDKTKLSKDLSLFVEFNQNFESYVLSNNTDAAVRAFTTTLKARFGETYDFTSLGESFRCLLDQKQVEAARDLFEEFNRIPAADFSQLTIDKKFLAISHNLMLQCPKLKDLGKSVIRGIIRSRFGLPDADVAQLVGLYDFMIAQGATQLAAELSNKILDTTSAVKEPYLRIAEIFMQSNRIQDAMQSLGRFFIREKIDELGYTSDFVNSFQVLLNQKRVDDAEWILLHLSDVNTQDLAATYVILGESYTRMGSGEKAIVILNKVLAIDPSNHVASLKLGEAYYAAGRYDEIIRSLSETTDLEGLRYLALAYEKKVMLTESNKAWQSVLVSAQDTAQSNEAKDHIRQNTIILMSPQYQQLRAQAAMSTAPLQLAVTKPASAVEDNTRGIALVTSDNTTVTFEGFAGSDSPIDTIMVNNMMVHGVTPTPEEISGSHIAKPYVVKFSTDISLPPAQKSEVEVMTTDSLGNRITKKYVVDVQAQRASTGALPTVRAFVVGISQYADKSLSLKYAADDANLFYQRMRDPTTIGIPASNITLLTNSSATREGILDGLESVFKTSFENDVVMIYLAMHGVTDEGLLYFIPYDAKVSKLRTSAISGLDFDYLVKTKGAGRKVIMFVDACHAGAAASSLVFGGSRGVEALPALLAEMAKSQPGLSVFSASDAGQVSREGDEWGGHGVFTYYLLKAMTTPSANTNADQFIQLREIVDYVRDKVTSDTKGKQTPVFKCFGCDPNMPLFYSK; this is encoded by the coding sequence ATGTCGCGCGTGACGACTTACCTATCACTCACCATTGCGGTGCTGATCGTCTTCTTTGCCGCCTCGGCTAATTCTCAGGACCTGACACCACAGCTCAATCAGCTCAGGACTACTCTGAAATCCAATCCCGAAGATATCGGAACCCGACTTCAACTTATAAATCTTCTTTTCCAAAACGGCAACTACCGCGAAGTTATCGATGTCTCTCAAAAGGCCATTAAGATTCTCCCGACGAGATCCTCATTGTATTTTTACACAGGTGAGAGCTACAGGCGACTCGGGAATGCCGATTCGGCTTACCTGATACTTAAGAAAGGGTACGAAATAAAACCGTACAACGACTTGAGTGAGTCGTACGCAATGGTCCTTATCAGTTTGAAAAAAAGTGAAGAGGCTGCTCCGATCATAAGGACACTGGCTCAGGAGAAGCCGGGTTTTGTGGACAAACATCTCTCCGCGGGATCGCTCGCGTACAAGTCCGGTAAATTGGATGTCGCATCTGATGAACTCCTAGTTGTCTATCTTGTCGATAAGACGAAGCTCAGTAAAGATCTATCATTGTTTGTAGAATTTAATCAGAATTTTGAGTCATACGTTCTGAGCAACAATACGGATGCTGCGGTCCGCGCATTCACGACGACACTTAAGGCTAGATTCGGAGAGACCTACGACTTCACAAGCCTTGGTGAATCGTTCAGATGTTTGCTGGATCAAAAGCAGGTTGAAGCAGCGAGGGATTTGTTCGAGGAATTCAACAGGATACCGGCGGCAGATTTTTCTCAATTGACAATCGACAAGAAGTTTCTCGCCATATCACACAACCTTATGCTTCAGTGTCCGAAGCTCAAGGATTTGGGCAAATCGGTCATACGAGGTATCATCAGGTCAAGGTTCGGTTTGCCGGACGCGGATGTAGCTCAACTTGTCGGCTTATATGATTTCATGATTGCTCAGGGAGCGACCCAGCTTGCGGCGGAACTTTCGAATAAGATTCTCGATACGACATCCGCTGTCAAGGAACCTTATCTCCGAATTGCTGAAATATTCATGCAGTCAAACAGAATTCAGGATGCTATGCAATCCCTGGGGAGGTTTTTTATCAGGGAAAAGATCGATGAACTTGGATACACAAGCGATTTCGTGAATTCATTTCAGGTACTGCTGAATCAAAAACGAGTAGACGATGCCGAATGGATCCTGCTACATCTGAGCGATGTGAATACTCAGGACCTTGCCGCGACGTATGTTATCCTCGGTGAGTCATATACGAGAATGGGAAGCGGGGAAAAGGCGATCGTAATCCTGAACAAGGTGTTGGCTATCGATCCGTCAAATCATGTTGCGAGCCTGAAGCTGGGTGAAGCATATTACGCCGCAGGGAGATATGACGAGATCATCAGGTCGCTTTCAGAGACTACCGATCTGGAAGGATTACGTTATCTCGCGCTGGCGTATGAAAAGAAGGTGATGCTTACCGAATCGAACAAAGCCTGGCAGAGTGTACTCGTGTCGGCCCAGGACACCGCGCAATCTAACGAGGCAAAGGATCACATCAGGCAGAACACGATCATACTCATGAGTCCCCAGTACCAGCAGTTGAGAGCTCAGGCGGCAATGTCTACGGCACCGCTTCAGCTCGCCGTTACAAAACCGGCAAGTGCCGTCGAGGATAACACGCGCGGCATCGCTCTCGTAACCTCCGATAATACGACTGTAACATTCGAAGGGTTTGCCGGTTCGGATTCACCAATAGACACAATAATGGTTAATAACATGATGGTACACGGCGTCACGCCGACACCGGAGGAAATATCGGGCTCGCACATCGCGAAACCTTACGTCGTTAAATTTTCAACCGACATTTCGCTTCCCCCAGCTCAGAAGAGTGAAGTGGAGGTCATGACGACCGATAGTCTCGGAAACAGGATAACGAAGAAGTATGTCGTGGACGTCCAGGCCCAGCGAGCATCCACGGGCGCGCTCCCGACGGTACGCGCGTTCGTCGTCGGAATTTCCCAGTATGCCGATAAATCGCTTAGCTTGAAATACGCGGCGGATGACGCCAACCTGTTTTATCAGAGAATGAGAGACCCGACCACCATCGGAATTCCGGCTTCGAACATTACCCTACTCACCAATAGTTCTGCCACGAGGGAAGGGATCCTCGACGGACTCGAATCGGTATTCAAGACCTCATTCGAGAACGATGTTGTGATGATATATCTCGCGATGCACGGGGTAACCGACGAAGGGCTCCTTTATTTCATTCCGTATGATGCGAAGGTTTCGAAACTGAGAACGAGCGCGATCTCAGGTCTCGATTTCGATTATCTCGTTAAGACCAAAGGTGCTGGGAGAAAAGTGATCATGTTCGTGGACGCTTGCCACGCCGGTGCTGCTGCGTCGTCGCTTGTCTTCGGAGGATCACGCGGCGTTGAGGCGCTTCCCGCTCTCCTCGCCGAGATGGCAAAGTCACAGCCCGGCTTGAGTGTGTTCTCCGCTTCCGACGCGGGCCAGGTCTCCAGAGAAGGAGACGAATGGGGAGGACACGGCGTCTTCACGTACTACTTACTGAAGGCGATGACAACTCCGTCAGCAAACACAAATGCGGATCAATTCATTCAACTCAGAGAGATCGTTGATTATGTCAGGGACAAAGTCACTTCGGACACCAAGGGCAAGCAAACACCCGTTTTCAAATGCTTCGGGTGCGATCCGAATATGCCCCTGTTTTATTCTAAATAG